The following is a genomic window from Sedimenticola thiotaurini.
GCCCTATCAATGTTGGCCGGGCCGGGCTGAAATCCACCAGTGCCGCATCGATGCCATCGATACTGGTGCCGGACATCAGGCCGATATACAGGTCGTCCGGGAAGAGGGTCTCCCTGTACCGGGCCTCCCTATACCGGGCCTCCCTATCGGGCATCGGCGACGATGGTTTTCGAAATCAGGTCCAGCTCGGCCAGCAACGGCTGGCTGATCTGATTGAATTTTTCCCGGTAAGCTTTGGGCAATGGTTCTGCCGCGGGCAATTTGACAGTCAAGGGGTTGCGATGCACCCCATTGACCCGGAACTCGTAATGCAGATGGGGGCCGGTGGCCAGTCCGCTTTTGCCAACATAGCCGATCACCTGGCCCTGACGTACCCGGGTGCCGTTTTTTACACTGCTGCGAAACTTGGACATATGGGCGTAGAGGGTAGTGTACTTGCTGCCGTGGCGGATAATCACCGTGCGCCCATAGCCACCCTTGGTGCCCCGGAAAATCACCCGGCCATCTCCCGCAGCCTTAATAGGGGTGCCAATGGCCGCGGCATAGTCGACGCCTCTGTGGGGCCGTTTCTTTCCCAGCACCGGATGGTAGCGTGCTTTGGTGAAGCGGGAGGATATGCGGCGAAAATCCACCGGGGCGCGGAGGAACGCCTTGCGCATGCTTTCGCCTTTGGGGGAGTAGTAGCTGCCGTAGCCCTCGTCATCCTCAAAGCGGATGGCTCTGAAAACCTTGCCCTGGTTGACAAACTCGGCGGCCAGGATCGGGCCGTTGCGATATTTCTTGCCGTCCAGATACTCCTCTTCGTAGATCAGGCTGAACTGGTCGCCGGCGCGAATCTCCAGAGCGAAGTCGATGTCCCAACCAAAAATGTTGGCCAGCTCCATGGTGAGAGAATCGGACAGACCGGCCCGTTGTGCACTCATATAGAGTGAGCTGGTAATAGTGCCGGAGGCGGTGGCGATCCGTTTCTCCAGGCTCCGGTCGTTGATCTGAGCGGTAAAAGTCTCTTCGTGGGGCAGGATCTGCAGGCTGCGGATAGCACTCTGCTTATGCACCAGTTCCAGTAGTTCACCCTGTTGGTCCAGGCGCACCTTGATGCTCTCCCCTGGGCGGATATTGGCCAGTGTTTTAGCTTCCTCACTGCTGTTGACGATGCGGTGCAGGAGAGTGGGAGAAAGCTTCAGGCGCGAAAATATCCGCGCCAGGGAGTCACCGGATTTGACCTTCTCTTCATGCCAAGTGCCATGATCAATGGATACGATCTCGATGGATTCGTCTGCTGGTTCAGTCGTGTCGCTGATGTCCGGTTCTACCGGGACTGTTTCGGTGCTATCGACCTCTTCTGAAGCGGCCTGAAGCGGTGTTGTTTCAGCTTGGGATGGCGTGGTTGCTGTACTATCCTCCAGTACAGCTTCCTGGTCGGCGCTGCCGGAGTTGATTGCTGGAGATTGCGAAGCCGCCTGCTGTTCCGGTATCTGTCCGGGTAACTGCAGCGAGACCCGGGTCAGGGGCTGGGCGGCCGGGGTTTCGTCAACCTGCTTCTCTGCTACGACGACAGGTGCGGAACTCTTCTCTACCGTGTCGATGGGAGCGGGAGGCGCAGACATTCCGAGTGTGGCATAGATGGCTGAGGCACAAAGTGCCACGCCGAGCAGGACGAATAATCGGGCTCGCCACGGGCCTCGCCGTGATGCTGGCTTGAGAAATTCGTGCCGGGATTTATAGTCTTTTATCATGTTTGTCCGCTAATTTTCGGAAAATACAGGTAATTATTGCCCAAAACTTCCAGTTTTCCCAGTGGTTTCAGGGTGTGGATGCTCGGGTAGCTGGGCGATCCAGGGATGATAGGGTCGGGAGAGCCTCAATATATAGCGAAACGGTTACTTTTTCTTGCTTCATCCTGTAAATTGTGCGCCCCGACATATTCTTGTTTTTTTGAGGTGGGTAATGGCGTCAGTCGCAGAGTCGATGGAGCTAATCAGGCGAGGTGCGGATGAGATTCTGCTGGAAGAGTCGCTGATTAAGAAATTGGAGCGGGGAAAACCGCTCAAGGTCAAGGCGGGTTTCGATCCCACGGCGCCGGATCTGCATCTGGGGCACACCGTTCTGATCAATAAACTGCGGCAGTTCCAGGAGTTGGGCCATGAAGTTACCTTCCTGATCGGTGATTTTACCGGGATGATCGGCGATCCCACCGGCAAGAACGTGACCCGCAAGGCGCTCACCCGGGAGGAAGTATTAAAGAATGCCGAAACCTACCAGGAGCAGATCTTCAAGATCCTGGATCGGGAAAAGACCGTTATCCGGTTCAATTCCGAATGGATGACCGAATTGGGTGCGGCGGGGCTGATTCAGTTGGCCGCCAAGCACACCGTGGCCCGTATGCTGGAGCGGGACGATTTCAGTAAGCGATACAAAAGTGGCCAGCCCATCGCAATCCACGAGTTCCTCTACCCGCTGGTGCAGGGGTATGACTCGGTTGCGCTGCAAGCGGACGTGGAGCTGGGTGGTACCGATCAGAAGTTCAATCTCCTGGTGGGGCGGCAGCTGCAGGAGGTTTACGGTCAGGAACCGCAGGTGGTTCTTACCATGCCGATTCTGGAGGGGCTGGATGGTGTCCAGAAGATGTCCAAGTCGCTCAATAACTATATTGGTATCGCCGATCAGCCGGATGAGATGTTCGGCAAAGTCATGTCGATCTCTGATGATTTGATGTGGCGCTACTACGAACTGCTCAGTTTCCGGCCGATGGCAGAAATTGATGATCTGCGCAAGCGGGTCGACGAGGGGATGAATCCACGGGATGCCAAGATCATGCTGGCGGAAGAGTTGATCGAGCGATTCCACGACAAATCTGCAGCAGCCAGTGCCCATGAGAACTTTGTAGCACGCTTCCGGCAGGGAGCCATGCCGGACGATATGCCGGAGTACTCCCTTGGGGGCGGCGATGGAATGCCCATTGCCAACCTGCTGAAAGAGGCGGGGCTGGTGTCCAGCACTTCCGAGGCGTTCCGCATGATCAAGCAGGGAGCGGTGAAAATCGATGGAGAAAAAGTCGATGATCGCAATCTGGTTGTGCCGGTGGGTACAAACCAGGTTTACCAGGTTGGGAAGCGGCGTTTCGCCAGGGTTTCAGTGACCTAAAAGCGCCTCCTAAATGGGTGGTTATGTGGGTGCTGAGAAAATTCCAAAGATAGTACTTGCGTGTTGTGAATGAGTGCGTATAATGCGCCGCTCGTTGGGTGCTGAGGCGACTGTTGTTGGGTTGTTTTGGTATCGATCGGAAGCCCAGGGAGAGGGTGTTACGGAGAGGTTAAAAATAGTACTTGACCTGTTCGGAATGAGGCGTAGAATACGCGCCTCGCTTGGGGCGAACGGCAGGAATGGTTAGCGTCAAGCGGAAAGATTTTTGGTCGAAGATATTGACATAAAAATCGGAGGCAATCATAATTGAATGTCTCGGCCGGATGTAAATCTGGCGGCTCTTTAACAATCAGGTTAGGTAATTTGTGTGGGTGCTCCGTCGGTGGCTTATGAAGCCAAAAATTTCGACGAAGCATCTAAAAGAAATTCCTTTTTTTAGACGTAAAGTCGAGCACGGATTTGTCACCCAAAAAGTGACTAAAACACTTCAAGTGAAGAGTTTGATCCTGGCTCAGATTGAACGCTGGCGGTATGCTTAACACATGCAAGTCGAACGGTAACAGCAGGAGCTTGCTCCTGGCTGACGAGTGGCGGACGGGTGAGTAACGCGTAAGAATCTGCCTAGTAGTGGGGGATAACTCGGGGAAACTCGAGCTAATACCGCATACGCCCTACGGGGGAAAGTGGGGGACCTTCGGGCCTCACGCTATTAGATGAGCTTGCGTTGGATTAGCTAGTTGGTGAGGTAATGGCTCACCAAGGCGACGATCCATAGCTGGTCTGAGAGGACGATCAGCCACACTGGGACTGAGACACGGCCCAGACTCCTACGGGAGGCAGCAGTGGGGAATATTGGACAATGGGCGCAAGCCTGATCCAGCAATACCGCGTGTGTGAAGAAGGCCTGCGGGTTGTAAAGCACTTTCAATTGTGAAGAAAAGCTTGGGGTTAATAGCCCCGAGTCTTGACGTTAACTTTAGAAGAAGCACCGGCTAACTCTGTGCCAGCAGCCGCGGTAATACAGAGGGTGCGAGCGTTAATCGGAATTACTGGGCGTAAAGCGTGCGTAGGCGGTTTAGTAAGTCAGATGTGAAAGCCCTGGGCTTAACCTGGGAACTGCATTTGAAACTGCTGAACTAGAGTGTGGTAGAGGGAAGTGGAATTCCGGGTGTAGCGGTGAAATGCGTAGATATCCGGAGGAACACCAGTGGCGAAGGCGACTTCCTGGACCAACACTGACGCTGAGGTACGAAAGCGTGGGTAGCAAACAGGATTAGATACCCTGGTAGTCCACGCCGTAAACGATGTCAACTAGTTGTTGGGAGCATTCTGGCTTTTAGTAACGTAGCTAACGCGATAAGTTGACCGCCTGGGGAGTACGGCCGCAAGGTTAAAACTCAAAGGAATTGACGGGGGCCCGCACAAGCGGTGGAGCATGTGGTTTAATTCGATGCAACGCGAAGAACCTTACCAGCCCTTGACATCCTGCGAACTTTCTAGAGATAGATTGGTGCCTTC
Proteins encoded in this region:
- the tyrS gene encoding tyrosine--tRNA ligase, whose translation is MASVAESMELIRRGADEILLEESLIKKLERGKPLKVKAGFDPTAPDLHLGHTVLINKLRQFQELGHEVTFLIGDFTGMIGDPTGKNVTRKALTREEVLKNAETYQEQIFKILDREKTVIRFNSEWMTELGAAGLIQLAAKHTVARMLERDDFSKRYKSGQPIAIHEFLYPLVQGYDSVALQADVELGGTDQKFNLLVGRQLQEVYGQEPQVVLTMPILEGLDGVQKMSKSLNNYIGIADQPDEMFGKVMSISDDLMWRYYELLSFRPMAEIDDLRKRVDEGMNPRDAKIMLAEELIERFHDKSAAASAHENFVARFRQGAMPDDMPEYSLGGGDGMPIANLLKEAGLVSSTSEAFRMIKQGAVKIDGEKVDDRNLVVPVGTNQVYQVGKRRFARVSVT
- a CDS encoding OapA family protein, which encodes MSAPPAPIDTVEKSSAPVVVAEKQVDETPAAQPLTRVSLQLPGQIPEQQAASQSPAINSGSADQEAVLEDSTATTPSQAETTPLQAASEEVDSTETVPVEPDISDTTEPADESIEIVSIDHGTWHEEKVKSGDSLARIFSRLKLSPTLLHRIVNSSEEAKTLANIRPGESIKVRLDQQGELLELVHKQSAIRSLQILPHEETFTAQINDRSLEKRIATASGTITSSLYMSAQRAGLSDSLTMELANIFGWDIDFALEIRAGDQFSLIYEEEYLDGKKYRNGPILAAEFVNQGKVFRAIRFEDDEGYGSYYSPKGESMRKAFLRAPVDFRRISSRFTKARYHPVLGKKRPHRGVDYAAAIGTPIKAAGDGRVIFRGTKGGYGRTVIIRHGSKYTTLYAHMSKFRSSVKNGTRVRQGQVIGYVGKSGLATGPHLHYEFRVNGVHRNPLTVKLPAAEPLPKAYREKFNQISQPLLAELDLISKTIVADAR